One Micromonospora eburnea genomic region harbors:
- a CDS encoding PH domain-containing protein has translation MNGDDLAGHPLAPAGPLEPWPATVRWQPISRDLIWVELIRLGILLAVVLAALAVAWAVTGHWLLGAALGVVLLLAAWRTVTIVRAVHAWGYAEREDDLLVRHGLLVRRLSIVPYSRMQFVDVTAGPLERAFDLATVQLHTAAAASDARVPGLRPAEASRLRDRLTALGEDRAEGL, from the coding sequence GTGAACGGTGACGACCTGGCCGGCCACCCGCTGGCGCCGGCCGGCCCCCTGGAGCCCTGGCCGGCCACCGTCCGATGGCAGCCGATCTCCCGCGACCTTATCTGGGTGGAGCTGATCCGGCTCGGCATCCTGCTCGCCGTGGTGCTGGCGGCGCTCGCTGTGGCCTGGGCTGTCACCGGTCACTGGCTGCTCGGCGCCGCCCTCGGCGTGGTGCTGCTGCTGGCGGCCTGGCGCACCGTCACCATCGTCCGCGCCGTGCACGCCTGGGGGTACGCCGAACGCGAGGACGACCTGCTGGTCCGGCACGGTCTGCTGGTGCGGCGGCTGTCCATCGTGCCGTACTCCCGGATGCAGTTCGTCGACGTCACCGCCGGGCCGCTGGAGCGCGCGTTCGACCTGGCCACCGTGCAGTTGCACACGGCCGCGGCGGCGAGCGACGCCCGGGTGCCCGGACTGCGCCCCGCCGAGGCGTCCCGGCTGCGGGACCGGTTGACCGCGCTGGGCGAGGACCGGGCGGAGGGATTGTGA
- a CDS encoding PH domain-containing protein codes for MHPLSPALHGAKSLVVVIAGLSWSTLSRVGFGWFAALVTVFALAATVLAVVSWWNTGYHLVGRELRVHEGLIWRRTRAIPLERLQAVEVVRPLLAQLTGLAELRLEVVGGGKTEAPLAYLSVAEATALRQRLLAVAGHAREAAPPAAGEPPAPAPAGHRLHTVRNEDLLVSQLLTPQAFLLPFGVAFVVTQFLSEGSWSFIAVASTLTAMAGVLLQPVRRVLDDWSFRLDRDADTLRVRNGLLETRVQTVPLRRVQTVGVTWPLLWRMKGWLRLRLEVAGYSAGEPDDRNRPDRLLPVGDAYAGELIVAEVLPGVRLGALPTTPPPPRARWLRPVTRTAVGAGLDTQVFVARSGLLTRRMTLVPYARIQSVRVTQGPAQRWLRLATVHADTAGGSGAAAPDRDLAEAWELAAELAARAEVARRADRTRRR; via the coding sequence CTGCACCCGCTCAGCCCGGCGCTGCACGGCGCCAAGTCGCTGGTCGTGGTGATCGCCGGCCTCTCCTGGTCGACCCTGTCCCGGGTCGGGTTCGGCTGGTTCGCCGCGCTGGTCACCGTCTTCGCCCTCGCCGCCACCGTGCTGGCGGTGGTCAGCTGGTGGAACACCGGCTACCACCTGGTGGGCCGCGAGCTGCGGGTGCACGAGGGGCTGATCTGGCGGCGTACCCGGGCGATCCCGCTGGAGCGGTTGCAGGCGGTGGAGGTGGTCCGGCCGCTGCTGGCACAGCTCACCGGGCTGGCCGAGCTGCGGCTGGAGGTGGTCGGCGGGGGCAAGACCGAAGCACCGCTGGCGTATCTGAGCGTGGCCGAGGCCACCGCGCTGCGCCAGCGGTTGCTGGCGGTGGCCGGCCACGCCCGCGAGGCCGCCCCGCCCGCCGCCGGCGAGCCGCCGGCACCCGCCCCGGCCGGGCACCGGCTGCACACCGTACGCAACGAGGACCTGCTGGTCAGCCAGCTGCTCACCCCGCAGGCGTTCCTGCTCCCGTTCGGCGTGGCCTTCGTGGTGACGCAGTTCCTCTCCGAGGGGTCCTGGTCGTTCATCGCGGTCGCCAGCACGCTGACCGCGATGGCCGGCGTGCTGCTGCAACCGGTCCGCCGGGTGCTCGACGACTGGAGTTTCCGGCTCGACCGGGACGCCGACACGCTGCGGGTCCGCAACGGCCTGCTGGAGACCCGGGTGCAGACCGTGCCGCTGCGCCGGGTGCAGACCGTCGGCGTCACCTGGCCCCTGCTGTGGCGGATGAAGGGCTGGCTGCGGCTGCGGCTCGAGGTGGCCGGCTACTCGGCCGGCGAGCCGGACGACCGGAACCGGCCGGACCGGCTGCTGCCGGTCGGCGACGCGTACGCCGGTGAGCTGATCGTCGCGGAGGTGCTGCCCGGCGTACGGCTGGGTGCGCTGCCCACCACGCCACCGCCCCCGCGGGCGCGCTGGTTGCGCCCGGTGACCCGTACGGCGGTCGGCGCCGGCCTGGACACGCAGGTCTTCGTCGCCCGGTCCGGGCTGCTGACCCGCCGGATGACGCTGGTGCCGTACGCCCGGATCCAGAGCGTGCGGGTCACCCAGGGCCCGGCACAGCGGTGGCTCCGGCTGGCCACGGTGCACGCGGACACCGCCGGCGGGTCGGGCGCGGCCGCGCCCGACCGCGACCTTGCCGAGGCGTGGGAGCTGGCGGCTGAGCTGGCCGCGCGGGCGGAGGTAGCCCGCCGGGCCGATCGCACCCGACGCCGCTGA
- a CDS encoding phosphatase PAP2 family protein codes for MAVVTDPQPPAPTGAPTSPDGGRRRAVAMTIWGVAFVAAWLGIGLPTDPAYAFFWIWAGTIAWHSARPWRSHLRFARDWVPVVLLLAAYNLSRGFADNGATPHAMEMIVADRFLLGWATGGEVPTIWLQQHLYRPEVRWWDVLVSWVYFSHFVATLAAAAVLWLRDRSRWAAYMRRWGFLCAAGLATYFLYPAAPPWWAAQNGLLTDVARISTRGWKEMGMHGAGNLLNAGQIASNPVAAMPSLHTAFALFVVLFFLRSLRKRWWPLLLAYPLAMTFTLIYSGEHYLIDVLVGWAYVGLTFLVVGLAERWWAAWRARRAAAAPVEERPSPAVVDPSAAGTPVEAPAPAARVPAER; via the coding sequence ATGGCCGTCGTGACTGACCCCCAGCCCCCCGCCCCGACCGGTGCCCCCACCTCACCCGACGGCGGACGCCGTCGGGCGGTGGCGATGACGATCTGGGGGGTCGCCTTCGTGGCCGCCTGGCTCGGCATCGGGCTGCCGACCGACCCCGCGTACGCCTTCTTCTGGATCTGGGCGGGCACCATCGCCTGGCACTCCGCCCGGCCGTGGCGCAGCCACCTGCGCTTCGCCCGCGACTGGGTTCCGGTGGTGCTGCTGCTGGCCGCGTACAACCTCTCCCGCGGGTTCGCCGACAACGGCGCGACGCCGCACGCCATGGAGATGATCGTCGCCGACCGGTTCCTGTTGGGCTGGGCCACCGGCGGCGAGGTGCCCACGATCTGGCTCCAGCAGCACCTCTACCGTCCCGAGGTGCGCTGGTGGGACGTGCTGGTCAGCTGGGTCTACTTCTCGCACTTCGTGGCGACGCTGGCCGCCGCGGCGGTGCTCTGGCTGCGTGACCGTTCGCGCTGGGCGGCGTACATGCGGCGCTGGGGCTTCCTCTGCGCGGCCGGGCTGGCCACCTACTTCCTCTACCCGGCCGCCCCGCCGTGGTGGGCCGCGCAGAACGGTCTGCTCACCGACGTCGCTCGCATCTCCACCCGAGGCTGGAAGGAGATGGGCATGCACGGCGCGGGCAACCTGCTCAACGCCGGGCAGATCGCCTCCAACCCGGTCGCCGCCATGCCCTCGCTGCACACCGCGTTCGCCCTGTTCGTGGTGCTCTTCTTCCTGCGCTCGCTGCGGAAGCGCTGGTGGCCGCTGCTGCTGGCGTACCCGCTGGCGATGACCTTCACCCTGATCTACAGCGGCGAGCACTACCTGATCGACGTGCTGGTCGGCTGGGCGTACGTCGGGCTGACCTTCCTGGTCGTCGGCCTCGCCGAGCGCTGGTGGGCGGCCTGGCGGGCCCGGCGCGCGGCGGCGGCGCCCGTCGAGGAGCGGCCGTCGCCGGCCGTTGTCGACCCGTCCGCCGCGGGGACCCCGGTGGAGGCTCCGGCCCCCGCCGCCAGGGTCCCGGCCGAGCGCTGA
- a CDS encoding thioesterase family protein: MQEQPEQSPFTPGLTARVELSVTDADTAQAVGSGDVPVLGTPRVLALAEAATVAATAIRMPPDSTTVGVRVELEHRAATPVGRTVVAGARLAKVDGRRLLFEVTVTDGDEVVAEGRIERVLVDRRRFVERASRSS, encoded by the coding sequence ATGCAGGAGCAGCCGGAGCAGTCGCCCTTCACGCCGGGCCTGACCGCCCGGGTCGAGCTGTCCGTCACCGACGCCGACACCGCGCAGGCGGTGGGCTCCGGTGACGTGCCGGTGCTCGGCACGCCCCGCGTGCTCGCCCTGGCCGAGGCGGCGACGGTGGCGGCCACCGCGATCCGGATGCCACCCGACTCGACGACCGTCGGCGTCCGGGTCGAGCTGGAGCACCGCGCCGCCACGCCGGTCGGGCGGACGGTGGTCGCCGGGGCCCGGCTCGCCAAGGTCGACGGCCGGCGGCTGCTGTTCGAGGTGACCGTCACCGACGGCGACGAGGTCGTCGCCGAGGGCCGGATCGAGCGCGTGCTGGTCGACCGGCGGCGCTTCGTCGAGCGTGCCTCGCGGTCCTCATGA
- a CDS encoding MBL fold metallo-hydrolase: protein MTARFIEVADRVHVLREPLLQVNVSLVVGDGAALLVDTLSTAGQARELAEAARAVTPHPWTIVNTHHHFDHCFGNATLAADPPRPVYAHALAAAALRDRPDELRRAAYEEMRDEQPALAAELARAELLAPTHAVRVETVLDIGGRRVVLRHPGHGHTDADLVVHVPDADVLVAGDLVEQSGPPAFEESYPIQWPDALADLLRLTTPDTVVVPGHGTPVDADFVRAQHAQLAQQAWLIRAGHTGSAPPERVAAESPFGARPGLIAARRGYAELDGTA, encoded by the coding sequence ATGACCGCCCGGTTCATCGAGGTCGCCGACCGCGTACACGTGCTGCGCGAGCCGCTGTTGCAGGTCAACGTGAGCCTGGTGGTGGGCGACGGCGCGGCGCTACTGGTGGACACCCTCTCCACCGCCGGGCAGGCCCGGGAGTTGGCCGAGGCCGCCCGGGCGGTCACCCCGCACCCGTGGACCATCGTCAACACCCACCACCACTTCGACCACTGCTTCGGCAACGCCACCCTGGCCGCCGATCCGCCCCGCCCGGTATACGCGCACGCGCTGGCCGCCGCCGCGTTGCGCGACCGCCCCGACGAGCTGCGCCGGGCGGCGTACGAGGAGATGCGCGACGAGCAGCCGGCGCTGGCCGCCGAACTGGCCCGGGCCGAGCTGCTGGCCCCGACGCACGCGGTACGCGTCGAGACGGTGCTCGACATCGGCGGCCGGCGGGTGGTGCTGCGCCATCCCGGTCACGGGCACACCGACGCCGACCTCGTGGTGCACGTGCCGGACGCGGACGTGCTGGTCGCCGGCGACCTGGTGGAGCAGAGCGGGCCACCGGCCTTCGAGGAGTCGTACCCGATCCAGTGGCCGGACGCGCTGGCCGACCTGCTCCGCCTCACCACGCCCGACACGGTGGTGGTGCCGGGGCACGGCACCCCGGTCGACGCGGACTTCGTCCGGGCCCAGCACGCCCAGCTGGCCCAGCAGGCCTGGCTGATCCGGGCCGGTCACACCGGCAGTGCACCACCGGAGCGGGTGGCCGCCGAGTCGCCGTTCGGCGCCCGGCCCGGCCTGATCGCCGCCCGCCGCGGCTACGCCGAACTCGACGGCACCGCCTGA
- a CDS encoding multidrug effflux MFS transporter, which yields MSQTARTTARPSVDGAARRGGGAGLLVLLGTLTALGPLSLDMYLPAFPAMTRDLHADQAQIQLSLTTCLVGFALGQLVTGPLSDRWGRRRPVLVGVTAYALLALACAAAPTAPVLAAARFVQGFAGGMGVVVARAVVRDLYSGRAAARYFSRLTLVFGVAPVAAPGVGSLVLRFGSWRSVFLTLAAIGLLLAVAVALRLPETLPAERRSTGGLAATARTMRTLAADRVYLGYALTQGFAFAGLFAYISGSSFVFQDVFGVSAAAFSLVFGLNALALVATGQANARLLDRFSPRRMLLGALLVGAMAALGVLAGALAGSLVLVAVALLVFVGSLGMVTPNSTALALDSHARHAGTAAALMGGVQSVVGALAAPVVGLGGEGSAVPMAAVLATAAALSLAAVHTLTRPR from the coding sequence GTGAGCCAAACCGCACGGACGACCGCGCGCCCGTCCGTCGACGGAGCGGCCCGGCGTGGCGGCGGGGCCGGCCTGCTGGTGCTGCTCGGCACACTCACCGCGCTCGGCCCGCTCTCGCTGGACATGTACCTGCCGGCGTTCCCGGCGATGACCCGCGACCTCCACGCCGACCAGGCCCAGATCCAGCTCTCGCTGACCACCTGCCTGGTCGGTTTCGCGCTCGGCCAGCTCGTCACCGGCCCGCTCAGCGACCGCTGGGGGCGGCGCCGGCCGGTGCTGGTCGGTGTCACCGCGTACGCCCTGCTGGCCCTGGCCTGCGCCGCCGCGCCGACCGCCCCCGTGCTGGCCGCCGCCCGCTTCGTCCAGGGGTTCGCCGGTGGCATGGGGGTGGTGGTCGCCCGGGCGGTGGTCCGCGACCTCTACTCCGGCCGCGCCGCCGCCCGGTACTTCTCCCGCCTCACCCTGGTCTTCGGGGTCGCGCCGGTGGCCGCGCCGGGCGTCGGCAGCCTGGTGCTGCGGTTCGGCTCCTGGCGGTCGGTCTTCCTCACCCTCGCCGCGATCGGGCTGCTGCTCGCCGTCGCCGTCGCCCTGCGGCTGCCGGAGACCCTGCCCGCCGAGCGGCGCAGCACCGGCGGCCTGGCCGCCACCGCCCGCACCATGCGCACCCTGGCCGCCGACCGGGTCTACCTCGGCTACGCGCTGACGCAGGGCTTCGCGTTCGCCGGACTGTTCGCGTACATCTCCGGGTCGTCCTTCGTGTTCCAGGATGTCTTCGGCGTCTCGGCGGCGGCGTTCAGCCTGGTCTTCGGGCTCAACGCGCTGGCCCTGGTCGCCACCGGGCAGGCCAACGCCCGGCTGCTCGACCGGTTCAGCCCACGCCGGATGCTGCTCGGCGCCCTGCTGGTCGGCGCCATGGCCGCCCTCGGCGTGCTGGCCGGGGCGCTCGCCGGCAGCCTGGTGCTGGTCGCGGTGGCCCTCCTGGTCTTCGTCGGATCGCTGGGCATGGTGACGCCGAACAGCACCGCCCTGGCGCTGGACTCGCACGCCCGGCACGCCGGCACCGCCGCCGCGTTGATGGGTGGCGTCCAGTCGGTGGTCGGTGCGCTCGCCGCACCCGTGGTCGGGCTGGGCGGCGAGGGCAGCGCGGTGCCGATGGCCGCCGTCCTGGCCACCGCCGCCGCCCTCTCCCTGGCCGCCGTCCACACCCTCACCCGCCCCCGCTAG
- a CDS encoding carbohydrate kinase family protein, translated as MGYAVVLGEALVDLLDAECDGQPVYRQAIGGGPLNVAVAVARLGGDVQFVGSLGDDALAERIRAFLAEAGVGLAGAVTVPAPTALAVATFVGPEPDFRFYGEPRSYALLTAEDLSVPLVEGAQVLYCGSIVLLCPPVLAAARRAWSIAGALRVFDPNVRTRLLDGPSALAALREVVAEFAASAHLVKLSTADAAVLYPGEPVEGVAAYLRELGAGTVVVTLGADGALVAAADDVVRVPAPKVGAVDATGAGDSVMGALIAELLAAGEPVDPIGWRDRVAFALRVGGLVCESPGGATSMPTRAAVSARFPS; from the coding sequence ATGGGGTACGCGGTGGTGCTCGGCGAGGCGCTGGTCGACCTGCTCGACGCCGAGTGCGACGGGCAGCCCGTCTACCGGCAGGCGATCGGCGGCGGACCGCTCAACGTGGCCGTGGCGGTGGCCCGGCTCGGCGGCGACGTGCAGTTCGTCGGGTCGCTGGGCGATGACGCGCTCGCGGAGCGGATCCGGGCGTTCCTGGCCGAGGCGGGCGTCGGACTGGCCGGGGCGGTCACCGTACCGGCCCCGACCGCGCTGGCGGTGGCCACCTTCGTCGGCCCCGAACCGGATTTCCGCTTCTACGGCGAACCCCGGTCGTACGCTCTGCTCACCGCCGAGGACCTGAGCGTGCCCCTGGTCGAGGGCGCGCAGGTGCTCTACTGTGGCTCGATCGTGCTGCTCTGCCCGCCGGTGCTGGCCGCCGCCCGGCGGGCCTGGTCGATCGCCGGGGCGCTGCGGGTGTTCGACCCGAACGTGCGTACCCGGCTGCTGGACGGGCCCAGCGCCCTGGCCGCGCTGCGCGAGGTGGTCGCGGAGTTCGCCGCGAGCGCCCACCTGGTGAAGTTGAGCACCGCCGACGCGGCCGTGCTCTATCCCGGCGAGCCGGTGGAGGGGGTCGCCGCGTACCTGCGGGAGCTGGGTGCCGGGACCGTGGTGGTCACCCTCGGTGCGGACGGCGCCCTGGTGGCGGCCGCCGACGACGTGGTACGCGTGCCCGCCCCCAAGGTCGGCGCGGTGGACGCGACCGGCGCCGGTGACTCGGTGATGGGCGCGCTCATCGCCGAACTGCTCGCGGCCGGCGAGCCGGTGGACCCGATCGGCTGGCGGGACCGGGTCGCCTTCGCCCTGCGCGTCGGCGGCCTGGTCTGCGAGTCCCCGGGCGGCGCCACCTCGATGCCCACCCGCGCCGCCGTCTCCGCCCGCTTCCCCTCGTGA
- a CDS encoding lytic polysaccharide monooxygenase has product MAALLTAAVTTLAAGVIAVVTTSGPAAAHGAAMKPGARTYLCWKDGLTPQGDIRPNNPACAAAVAQSGTNSLYNWFSVLRSDAGGRTVGFIPDGQLCSGGNPNFTGYDLARNDWPITHLTAGRTMEFNYSNWAHHPGTFYFYVTKNTWSPTRPLAWSDLEDQPFLTVTNPPQSGAVGTNDGHYYFNGTLPSNKSGRHIIYSRWVRSDSQENFFGCSDVTFDGGNGEVTGIGPGGSTPPTTPPATTNPTTPPATTNPTTPPAGGSCMAVYAVTNSWQGGFQAEVTIMNHSSQTYGGWTANWTLPSGQSISQLWNGNLTTSGSSVTVTNASFNGTIAPNGTTTFGFLASTSGTNGLPTVTCTGR; this is encoded by the coding sequence ATGGCCGCGTTGCTCACCGCGGCCGTCACCACCCTGGCCGCAGGCGTCATCGCCGTGGTCACCACCTCCGGCCCGGCCGCCGCCCACGGCGCGGCGATGAAGCCGGGCGCCCGGACCTACCTGTGCTGGAAGGACGGCCTCACCCCGCAGGGTGACATCCGGCCCAACAACCCCGCCTGCGCGGCGGCGGTCGCGCAGAGCGGAACGAACTCGCTGTACAACTGGTTCAGCGTGCTGCGCTCCGACGCGGGCGGCCGGACCGTCGGCTTCATCCCCGACGGCCAGCTGTGCAGCGGCGGCAACCCGAACTTCACCGGGTACGACCTGGCCCGCAACGACTGGCCGATCACCCACCTGACCGCCGGGCGGACCATGGAGTTCAACTACAGCAACTGGGCCCACCACCCGGGCACCTTCTACTTCTACGTCACCAAGAACACCTGGAGCCCGACCCGGCCGCTCGCCTGGAGCGACCTGGAGGACCAGCCGTTCCTGACGGTGACCAACCCGCCGCAGAGCGGCGCGGTGGGCACCAACGACGGGCACTACTACTTCAACGGCACCCTGCCGTCGAACAAGAGCGGCCGGCACATCATCTACTCCCGCTGGGTCCGCTCGGACAGCCAGGAGAACTTCTTCGGCTGCTCCGACGTGACCTTCGACGGCGGCAACGGTGAGGTGACCGGGATCGGCCCGGGCGGCAGCACGCCGCCGACCACGCCGCCGGCCACCACCAACCCGACCACGCCGCCGGCCACCACGAACCCGACCACGCCGCCGGCCGGTGGCAGCTGCATGGCGGTCTACGCGGTGACCAACTCGTGGCAGGGCGGCTTCCAGGCCGAGGTCACGATCATGAACCACAGCTCCCAGACGTACGGCGGCTGGACGGCGAACTGGACCCTGCCCAGCGGGCAGAGCATCAGCCAGCTGTGGAACGGCAACCTGACCACGAGCGGGTCGTCGGTGACGGTCACCAACGCCTCCTTCAACGGCACGATCGCGCCGAACGGCACCACCACATTCGGCTTCCTGGCCAGCACCTCGGGCACGAACGGCCTGCCGACGGTCACCTGCACCGGCCGGTGA
- the asnB gene encoding asparagine synthase (glutamine-hydrolyzing) has protein sequence MCGLLAFFSARGDAAAHRDHIASALECLHHRGPDETGVEVVGDATGQYADGVFAHKRLAIIDVALSHEPLPYANGRYLLTFNGEIYNYIELRDELIRDFGAQFATNGDGEVIVAGYHYWGEQVLTRLRGMFAFVIWDRQERRAFGARDYFGIKPLHYLETSDGLYLASEKKALLPFAQSAYQGDAGIDTANLSHYLTLQYVPEPGTLHRGISRIGSGEYLTWSPGGRIEVRRWYRPVFRPAPVADEQRLYHDIRETLRESVRMHMRSDVPVGSFLSSGIDSTAVVALAREFNPNILTFTVGYDVPGYSEIDVAQDSARHLDVTTIPTKIGPQDMMEALPKIVWHLDDPVADPALVPLYFVAKKAAEHVTVVLSGEGADEFFGGYTIYREPLSLSTVNGLPGGVQKGLRAVSKAIPQGVKGKSFLERGTTPIEQRYYGNARMFTEEEKQHLLRRYDPSVRYTDVTAPIYAECTELDDVTKMQYVDLYTWLRGDILVKADRISMAHSLEVRVPFLDREVFNVAAGIPVDLKLPPRSEATKYAMRQALQGVVPPAIVNRKKLGFPTPTRVWLRGEMYEWARHVLATSGAGDLIDLSYAMRLLDEHKREEADHSRKVWTVLIFCIWHAIFVAKTLDPGIQRNQSALLTKPVVGSMVR, from the coding sequence ATGTGCGGACTCCTGGCCTTTTTCAGCGCGCGCGGTGACGCCGCCGCCCACCGCGACCACATCGCAAGCGCACTGGAGTGCCTGCACCACCGCGGCCCGGACGAGACCGGGGTCGAGGTGGTCGGCGACGCCACCGGGCAGTACGCGGACGGCGTGTTCGCGCACAAGCGGCTGGCGATCATCGACGTGGCGCTCAGCCACGAGCCGCTGCCGTACGCGAACGGCCGCTACCTGCTCACCTTCAACGGCGAGATCTACAACTACATCGAGCTGCGGGACGAGCTGATCCGGGACTTCGGCGCCCAGTTCGCCACGAACGGGGACGGCGAGGTGATCGTCGCCGGCTACCACTACTGGGGTGAGCAGGTGCTCACCAGGCTGCGCGGCATGTTCGCCTTCGTGATCTGGGACCGGCAGGAGCGGCGGGCCTTCGGCGCCCGCGACTACTTCGGCATCAAGCCGTTGCACTATCTGGAGACGTCGGACGGACTCTACCTCGCCTCGGAGAAGAAGGCGCTGCTGCCGTTCGCGCAGTCGGCGTACCAGGGCGACGCCGGGATCGACACGGCCAACCTGAGCCACTACCTGACCCTGCAGTACGTCCCGGAGCCGGGCACCCTGCACAGGGGGATCAGCCGGATCGGGTCGGGGGAGTACCTGACCTGGAGCCCGGGCGGCCGGATCGAGGTGCGCCGGTGGTACCGCCCGGTGTTCCGGCCGGCGCCGGTGGCCGACGAGCAGCGGCTCTACCACGACATCCGGGAGACGCTGCGGGAGAGCGTCCGGATGCACATGCGCTCGGACGTTCCGGTCGGCTCGTTTCTCTCCAGCGGCATCGACTCCACCGCGGTCGTCGCGCTGGCCCGGGAGTTCAATCCGAACATTCTGACCTTCACCGTCGGGTACGACGTGCCCGGCTACTCCGAGATCGACGTCGCCCAGGACTCGGCCCGGCACCTCGACGTGACCACCATCCCGACGAAGATCGGGCCGCAGGACATGATGGAGGCGCTGCCGAAGATCGTCTGGCACCTGGACGATCCGGTCGCCGACCCGGCCCTGGTCCCGCTCTACTTCGTCGCGAAGAAGGCCGCCGAGCACGTCACCGTGGTGCTCTCCGGCGAGGGCGCGGACGAGTTCTTCGGCGGCTACACGATCTACCGGGAGCCGCTGTCGCTCAGCACCGTCAACGGCCTGCCGGGCGGCGTGCAGAAGGGCCTGCGGGCGGTGTCGAAGGCCATCCCGCAGGGGGTCAAGGGCAAGAGCTTCCTGGAACGCGGCACCACCCCGATCGAGCAGCGCTACTACGGCAACGCTCGGATGTTCACCGAGGAGGAGAAGCAGCACCTGCTGCGCCGCTACGACCCCTCGGTCCGCTACACCGACGTCACCGCGCCGATCTACGCCGAGTGCACCGAACTGGACGACGTCACCAAGATGCAGTACGTCGACCTCTACACCTGGCTGCGTGGCGACATCCTGGTCAAGGCCGACCGGATCTCGATGGCGCACTCGCTGGAGGTGCGGGTGCCGTTCCTGGACCGGGAGGTGTTCAACGTGGCGGCCGGCATCCCGGTCGACCTGAAGCTGCCGCCGCGCTCCGAGGCCACCAAGTACGCCATGCGCCAGGCGTTGCAGGGCGTCGTGCCGCCGGCCATCGTGAACCGCAAGAAGCTCGGCTTCCCCACCCCGACCCGGGTCTGGCTGCGCGGCGAGATGTACGAGTGGGCCCGACACGTGCTGGCCACCTCCGGCGCCGGCGACCTGATCGACCTGTCGTACGCGATGCGGCTGCTGGACGAGCACAAGCGGGAGGAGGCGGATCACTCCCGCAAGGTGTGGACCGTACTGATCTTCTGCATCTGGCACGCCATCTTCGTGGCAAAGACCCTCGACCCGGGCATCCAGCGCAACCAGTCGGCCCTGCTGACCAAGCCCGTCGTCGGCAGCATGGTCCGCTGA
- a CDS encoding aminopeptidase P family protein: MAEERTQQGKPADGTESHDPDFPEAFLTFMRQGWQDTELPVGPRPEVPNHAKRRAALAAAFPGETLVIPTGNEKVRANDTDHPFRAGSDFAYLTGDLEPDSVLVLHPNGDAVLYMRPRSSRENDEFFRSRNGELWVGRRPTLREKSTELGLPTADLTELDAALADLAPGRTRVLRGFDARVDAAVRPHDGARLDGQPGRDRELAIAISELKLVKDEWEIAQLQEACDATVRGFEDVARALPADRGVSERLLEGIFALRARHDGNDVGYGSIVGAGEHATILHWVHNHGATRPGELLLMDMGVENRNLYTADVTRVLPVNGRFTPLQRQVYDAVYAAQQAGIDVIKPGVAFREVHLTAMRVLAQALKDLDLLPVSVDEAMDPSSTVYRRWTLHGTSHMLGIDVHDCANARKETYRDGPLGEGYVLTVEPGLYFQPEDELVPEELRGIGVRIEDDILVTADGAVNLSAGLPRRSDEVETWLAEQREAGPRLPG; the protein is encoded by the coding sequence ATGGCCGAGGAGCGGACGCAGCAGGGCAAGCCGGCGGACGGCACCGAATCGCACGACCCGGACTTTCCGGAGGCGTTCCTGACGTTCATGCGGCAGGGCTGGCAGGACACTGAGTTGCCGGTGGGCCCCCGCCCGGAGGTGCCCAACCACGCCAAGCGACGCGCCGCGCTCGCCGCGGCCTTCCCCGGGGAGACGCTGGTCATCCCGACCGGCAACGAGAAGGTACGCGCCAACGACACCGACCACCCGTTCCGGGCGGGCAGCGACTTCGCGTACCTGACCGGCGACCTCGAACCGGACAGCGTGCTGGTGCTGCACCCCAACGGCGACGCCGTGCTCTACATGCGGCCCCGGTCGTCGCGGGAGAACGACGAGTTCTTCCGCAGCCGCAACGGCGAGCTGTGGGTGGGCCGGCGGCCCACGCTGCGCGAGAAGTCGACCGAGCTGGGTCTGCCCACCGCCGACCTGACCGAGCTGGACGCGGCCCTGGCCGATCTGGCGCCGGGGCGGACGAGGGTGTTGCGCGGCTTCGACGCGCGGGTGGACGCGGCGGTGCGGCCGCACGACGGCGCCCGCCTCGACGGGCAGCCGGGCCGGGACCGGGAGCTGGCGATCGCCATCTCGGAGCTGAAGCTGGTCAAGGACGAGTGGGAGATCGCGCAGCTCCAGGAGGCGTGCGACGCCACCGTCCGCGGTTTCGAGGACGTGGCCCGGGCCCTGCCGGCCGACCGCGGCGTCTCGGAGCGCCTGCTGGAGGGGATCTTCGCGCTGCGCGCCCGGCACGACGGCAACGACGTCGGCTACGGCTCGATCGTCGGCGCGGGCGAGCACGCCACGATCCTGCACTGGGTGCACAACCACGGCGCCACCCGCCCGGGTGAGCTGCTGCTGATGGACATGGGGGTGGAGAACCGCAACCTCTACACCGCGGACGTCACCCGGGTGCTGCCGGTCAACGGACGCTTCACCCCGCTGCAGCGCCAGGTGTACGACGCCGTGTACGCCGCCCAGCAGGCCGGCATCGACGTGATCAAGCCGGGCGTGGCGTTCCGGGAGGTGCACCTGACCGCCATGCGGGTCCTCGCCCAGGCGCTGAAGGACCTCGACCTGCTGCCGGTCAGCGTCGACGAGGCGATGGACCCCTCCTCGACCGTCTACCGCCGCTGGACGCTGCACGGCACCAGCCACATGCTCGGCATCGACGTGCACGACTGCGCCAACGCCCGTAAGGAGACCTACCGGGACGGGCCGCTCGGTGAGGGCTACGTGCTCACCGTCGAGCCGGGGCTGTACTTCCAGCCGGAGGACGAGCTGGTCCCGGAGGAGTTGCGCGGCATCGGCGTCCGGATCGAGGACGACATCCTGGTCACCGCCGACGGCGCGGTGAACCTCTCGGCCGGCCTGCCGCGCCGCTCCGACGAGGTGGAGACGTGGCTGGCCGAGCAGCGCGAGGCGGGTCCGCGCCTGCCTGGCTGA